The following coding sequences are from one Triticum aestivum cultivar Chinese Spring chromosome 5A, IWGSC CS RefSeq v2.1, whole genome shotgun sequence window:
- the LOC123102480 gene encoding serine/arginine-rich SC35-like splicing factor SCL30 isoform X3 — MLLLFAALASLLTEMEPRGFAFVEFVDPYDASEAQYHMNRQVFFGREITVVLAAESRKRPEDMRTRTRVRGYSGGHEGRRSSHYGRSRSRSRSASPRPRGGGRARSRSYSPAPRRRDDYSASPRGRESHRTKSPVRHPKEHEEDKRRSYSPPGRDGDQRDADNGYEKRSPPADSDGSPSRPRVARPSSGSPPGSRSRSPDASPARSD; from the exons ATGCTGCTGCTTTTTGCAGCACTTGCTTCCCTTTTGACGGAAAT GGAGCCCCGAGGGTTTGCGTTTGTGGAGTTTGTTGACCCTTATGATGCCTCTGAGGCCCAATACCACATGAATCGCCAGGTATTTTTTGGCCGGGAGATAACTGTTGTGCTTGCTGCTGAGTCACGGAAAAGGCCAGAGGATATGCGCACTAGAACTAGAGTCAG GGGGTACTCTGGAGGTCATGAAGGGCGCCGTTCCTCTCATTATG GGAGGTCTCGTTCCCGTTCACGCTCAGCCTCTCCCCGCCCTCGTGGCGGTGGCCGTGCTCGGTCAAG GTCATACTCTCCTGCTCCAAGACGGCGAGATGACTACTCTGCTTCCCCACGGGGAAGGGAGTCTCATCGCACGAAATCTCCTGTGCGTCATCCAAAAGAACATGAGGAGGACAAAAGGAGATCCTACTCTCCCCCTGGTAGAGATGGTGACCAACGTGATGCTGATAATGGGTATGAGAA GAGGTCGCCACCGGCCGACAGTGATGGATCCCCTTCACGCCCAAGGGTGGCCAGGCCATCCTCAGGATCGCCCCCTGGATCCCGCTCCAGGTCCCCCGACGCTTCTCCCGCCCGCAGCGACTGA